In the Klebsiella aerogenes KCTC 2190 genome, one interval contains:
- the emtA gene encoding membrane-bound lytic murein transglycosylase EmtA: protein MKLRWFVFLFVLLAGCSSKHDYTNPPWNPEVPVKRSMQWMPISEKAGAAWGVDPQLITAIIAIESGGNPSVVSKSGAVGLMQLKPSTSGRDVYQRMGWRGQPSVSELKNPERNISMGAAYLSILENGPLAGIKDPQVMRYAVVVSYANGAGALLRTFSSNRQDAIDEINDLDADEFFEHVAKKHPAPQAPRYIWKLQKALDAM from the coding sequence GTGAAATTGAGATGGTTTGTTTTTTTATTTGTATTGTTGGCCGGTTGTAGCTCGAAGCACGATTACACCAATCCGCCGTGGAACCCGGAAGTCCCGGTGAAGCGGTCGATGCAGTGGATGCCGATCAGCGAAAAAGCCGGCGCCGCGTGGGGGGTTGACCCGCAGCTGATAACGGCGATCATCGCGATTGAGTCCGGCGGTAATCCCTCGGTGGTTAGTAAATCCGGCGCGGTCGGGCTGATGCAGTTGAAGCCGTCGACCTCCGGGCGCGATGTCTATCAACGGATGGGGTGGCGTGGCCAGCCTTCGGTAAGCGAGCTGAAGAATCCGGAACGCAATATCTCGATGGGGGCCGCTTACCTGAGTATCCTGGAAAACGGCCCGCTGGCGGGGATTAAAGACCCGCAGGTGATGCGCTATGCGGTGGTGGTCTCTTATGCCAACGGCGCGGGGGCGCTGCTGCGTACTTTCTCGTCGAATCGCCAGGACGCTATTGACGAGATTAACGATCTCGATGCCGATGAGTTCTTTGAACACGTGGCGAAAAAGCATCCTGCCCCACAGGCGCCGCGCTATATCTGGAAACTGCAGAAAGCGCTGGACGCGATGTAA